The genomic stretch ATTAGAAAGATATGACATTAATTCTTCTACCATTAAAAAGCGTTTTGCTTCATCTTCTGGACTGTTTCCTGCTTTTAAATGTCCAACAAAGACTTCCAACCGAATTGGGTTTGTTGCTTGGTTTACAGAGTTTAATTTGATAGTATATCTGTTAAAATCACGAATCGTTGTTTGTACAATGTCTTGACTTTCTAAGATAAATTTACTACTGTCGTAATAGAGTAGGTTTTGCAAATCATTAAAGTCACCATAGTTATCATCTGAAGTATTTGTAAAAAATGTTGCTTGTTGGTAATCTGGATTGATTCCTTGAAGTTTCAATAAGATTTGATTGGCGCCAAATACATCATTTAATTCACATACCATAAATATATCTGGCTGATAATCAGCTAGTATAATTTCCAAATCGTCTATTCTATCGGAAGAAATATCAGGATAATTTAAGAGATTGTAAAACATCGTTTTAATGTTCTCTTGTGCATTAGCTTGATAGATTCCTAAACAAAAGCAAAGTAGGATTCCTATTTTTTTCATTTTTTTGGGAGCAATTATTCTACATTATAAAAACTTCTTGTTAGAAGTTCGGACTTAAATCTTTTTTGTTGTAAAAAGCATCTAAGATATCTAATACTTCATCTTCATGATCGACAATGTGAATTAGGTCTAAATCATGCGCGCTAACGGTAGCGAACTTTTCTAATAGTATTGCATTTATCCAATCCATTAAACCTGACCAAAATTCGGTTCCAACCAAAATAATAGGAAATTTGTCAATTTTTTTCGTCTGAATCAGTGTAATCGCTTCAAAAAGTTCATCTAAAGTTCCAAATCCACCTGGCATTACTACAAATCCTTGCGAATATTTTACAAACATTACTTTACGTACGAAGAAGTAATCAAAGTTGATACTTTTATCTTGGTCAATATATGGATTATCGTGTTGTTCAAAAGGCAATACAATATTCAATCCAACGGAAGTTCCGCCACCTAAATGCGCACCTTTGTTACCAGCTTCCATAATCCCTGGTCCACCGCCAGTAATGACTCCATACCCGTGATCTACAATTTTATGTGCAATATCTTGTGCAAGTTTATAGTATTTATTGTCTGGCTTTGTACGCGCAGATCCAAAGATGGAAACGCAAGGACCTATTTGGCTCATTTTCTCGAATCCGTTTACGAATTCGCCCATTATCTTAAAAAGCGCCCAAGAATCGTTTGTTTTTATTTCATTCCAACCTTTATTGTTCTTTTCTTTTCTCATGTTCATGTAATTTTTAATCAAAACGTGCTAAGATACTATTTTATATAGATATGATGTGAAACTTTTTGAGGTTATTAACATAAAATTATTTGATGAAGCATTTGCGATTTTTTTCTTTGTAAAAGGGGAAATAGCTTGATTAGATAGGGTTATTTCCTGAGGCAAATATAATGAGTTCAATTTTTTACACGTAATCTTTAACCGTGTTTTACTGTCTGTTAATAGTGAAAAAGACGGTGTTTTTTCTTTCGAATATGTTTGTTCTTTGTTTCAGTCATTTTTAAGAAAAAACTTTAAGAATGACTTCCCGGGAGATTTTAAGTTTATAACCAAAAAAATAAAATATCATGCAAAGTAAAATACAATATGTATCTACAATGAAAATTGTAGATCATGAAAATTTCGGATCAAATGAACGAAGAACCGTTCGAAACTCAGGGCTTTTTTTATTAGACGCTGGAAAAAAGACAAATAACCTGTTCTTTATAGGACGATGTGGAGGAGAAGTTCGTATAGAATTGAAGATTAAGTTTACACAAAATTCAAATGGTTCCGTTTCTGTAAAAGAATATGCAAAACTATTTGAAGGTTCTTCTACAAATACATCTGATTTAGATGGAACTGCTTCTAAAAGTGCTGTTATTGCTGCAAATCAAACAAAAACAGTTTCTTTTAGAGTACGAAATACTGACGAAGGAGACGATTACGCAGACATCACATTGCTTATTACAAATACAGTACTTGCGGATGGAGATTGTACCAACGGAATTAAAGCAAAAGCACAAACACTAGGAACTGGTTTTACAGGCGCAGCAACGTCTAATATTAATGCTCCGACAACAGTAAAAGGAGGAAAGCGAGTGACTTTTCAAAAATGTGATATTTATTGTTCACCAAAAACAGGACCACAAGAAATTCACGGCGCTATTCGTTTGAAATATAATAATGTAGGCGGACCGAATAATGCGTTGGCACTTCCTGTAACTGACGAAACTACAACTCCAGATACTAAAGGTAGATTTAATCATTTTTCAGGTAATGGAAGTATTTATTGGCATCCAACTACGGGACCAAAATTGGTAAGAGGCGCTATTAGACATGAGTGGGCAAAAACTGGTTGGGAACGTGGAATTTACGGGTATCCAACTTCTGATGAAATTAAAATTGACCCAAATAAGAATACGTGGTTTAGTGATTTTCAAAATGGAGTAATTATTTGGAATAATAACGCAGAAGAAAATCCTAATACAGCAAAATTAAGCGGAAGAAAAGTACGTTCATTGTTTGAAACAATTTTTAAAGAGAAAACCAAAGGACAAAAAGATTTGAATGTAGATTCTGTTCGAATTTCTAGTGTAGGGAATACAGGATATGATTTTACACGGAGTAAAAATAGAAAGGTAACCTTTAAAATAAAAGGAGATTATGAGAGTGGAATCTTTTTTATTCCAAATCCTTCGTATACAATTACGTTAAGAATAGCTTTTGAAAGTAATAAAAACCCTGATGGAAAAGTTGCTTGTAAGTTAACGGCTAAGTTAGATCATTGGCATATTCATACTTCAGGAGCTGGAAATAGTAAATTACTAGCGGGATTGAAAAAAGGAATTTTAGAAGGCTTTAAAGACGCTCTTGAATTGGGTGATGTGCCTAAAAATACAGGTTTCTTAAGTTTTAAAGTAATGAAAGATGGAGGAATCAAATTGTACTTTAGAGGAGATATTCTTGGAAAAGTGGTCGCAGGTGTCGCACAAGATAAACTAGATAAATTATAGTTTTTAATATTGCTGAATGTATAATTGAAAAGCTGTCTAGAATTAATTTTAGACAGCTTTTTTAGTTTTTAACTCGAATACAGAGCATTATTGAAATAAAAATATATTTTGATTGAAAATACCTAGCGAAGCTATCGAAGTTTAGATTTTAATTCAACTCTTTCTTCAAGAAATGCGCTGTTTGACATTTTTTGTGTTTAGTAGCATTTTTATTCCTTTCT from Kordia antarctica encodes the following:
- a CDS encoding LGFP repeat-containing protein — translated: MQSKIQYVSTMKIVDHENFGSNERRTVRNSGLFLLDAGKKTNNLFFIGRCGGEVRIELKIKFTQNSNGSVSVKEYAKLFEGSSTNTSDLDGTASKSAVIAANQTKTVSFRVRNTDEGDDYADITLLITNTVLADGDCTNGIKAKAQTLGTGFTGAATSNINAPTTVKGGKRVTFQKCDIYCSPKTGPQEIHGAIRLKYNNVGGPNNALALPVTDETTTPDTKGRFNHFSGNGSIYWHPTTGPKLVRGAIRHEWAKTGWERGIYGYPTSDEIKIDPNKNTWFSDFQNGVIIWNNNAEENPNTAKLSGRKVRSLFETIFKEKTKGQKDLNVDSVRISSVGNTGYDFTRSKNRKVTFKIKGDYESGIFFIPNPSYTITLRIAFESNKNPDGKVACKLTAKLDHWHIHTSGAGNSKLLAGLKKGILEGFKDALELGDVPKNTGFLSFKVMKDGGIKLYFRGDILGKVVAGVAQDKLDKL
- a CDS encoding LOG family protein, yielding MRKEKNNKGWNEIKTNDSWALFKIMGEFVNGFEKMSQIGPCVSIFGSARTKPDNKYYKLAQDIAHKIVDHGYGVITGGGPGIMEAGNKGAHLGGGTSVGLNIVLPFEQHDNPYIDQDKSINFDYFFVRKVMFVKYSQGFVVMPGGFGTLDELFEAITLIQTKKIDKFPIILVGTEFWSGLMDWINAILLEKFATVSAHDLDLIHIVDHEDEVLDILDAFYNKKDLSPNF